Proteins from one Epinephelus moara isolate mb chromosome 1, YSFRI_EMoa_1.0, whole genome shotgun sequence genomic window:
- the LOC126395796 gene encoding intestinal mucin-like protein translates to MSCPALPPLSCDHEGQVKVIETDGCCKKEECECDVKLCPTVVPSCPAGFELITSQGVCCLNTSCRVKDVCVFNNIEYQVGDVIPMNPCEKCVCGPDKDPSTHLHIIVCQSLPCDTFCPVGFKYEIIPGQCCGTCVQKNCTVKPPNSNITHSIKPGTIWTPPGMPCLRYECVKMGNQFITIESKTICPPYNPKECIPGTETVAQDGCCHVCIPKGQPCSVSTTTVQLENQGCLSKDLINVTSCNGACGTFTFFSAKARSLQHTCSCCQEVAISERQVQLTCPDSSEITYTYIHIDSCACLKTDCYVTGRSEKAAAPKSSRSRR, encoded by the exons AGTGTGATGTGAAGCTCTGCCCTACTGTTGTGCCGTCCTGTCCTGCTGGTTTTGAGCTGATCACCAGTCAGGGAGTCTGCTGTCTCAACACCTCCTGCC GGGTtaaggatgtgtgtgtttttaacaacatCGAATATCAG GTTGGAGACGTGATACCCATGAACCCATGCGAAAAGTGCGTTTGTGGCCCCGACAAAGACCCCAGCACCCATCTGCACATAATAGTGTGTCAGTCTTTACCATGTGACACCTTCTGCCCTGTG GGTTTTAAGTACGAGATCATCCCTGGACAGTGCTGTGGGACGTGTGTCCAGAAGAACTGCACTGTCAAGCCACCAAACTCAAACATCACACACTCAATAAAG CCTGGCACCATCTGGACTCCTCCTGGAATGCCCTGTCTGAGGTACGAGTGTGTGAAGATgggtaatcagttcatcaccaTCGAGTCCAAGACCATCTGTCCTCCCTATAATCCTAAAGAATGCATACCG GGAACAGAGACCGTAGCTCAAGACGGATGCTGTCATGTCT GTATTCCGAAGGGTCAGCCGTGCAGTGTGTCCACTACGACTGTTCAACTGGAGAACCAGGGCTGCCTGTCTAAGGACCTGATCAATGTCACAAGCTGTAATGGAGCATGCGGCACCTTCACCTT CTTCTCAGCCAAAGCCAGGTCGTTGCAGCACACCTGCTCCTGCTGCCAGGAGGTGGCCATATCGGAGCGGCAGGTCCAGCTCACCTGTCCTGACAGCTCAGAGATCACCTACACCTACATCCACATCGACTCCTGCGCATGCCTCAAGACAGACTGCTACGTGACTGGCCGCAGTGAAAAGGCGGCCGCTCCCAAGTCCAGTCGAAGCAGGAGATAA